In Solanum stenotomum isolate F172 chromosome 6, ASM1918654v1, whole genome shotgun sequence, one DNA window encodes the following:
- the LOC125867619 gene encoding probable galacturonosyltransferase-like 3, with protein sequence MPPENRIITTVLLLLFLLILLPLPSPTTATTTDTPKFREAPAFRNGKNCPISKWPKNPYDPSTIHIAMTLDYSSPYLRGSIAGVLSVLQHSTCPENTFFHFLAVHRHFNHLNKTITSTFPYLNFNLYNFNPNLVRHLISSSIRRALDQPLNYARIYLADLLPATVNRIIYLDSDLIVVDDVDKLWNIELNDRVLGAPEYCHANFTHYFTHKFWFHPIFPNTFENRTPCYFNTGVMVIDLQKWRNDDYTQKLEHWMRVQKRYRIYELGSLPPFLLVFAGNVKQVEHRWNQHGLGGDNLEGQCRDLHPGPVSLLHWSGKGKPWLRLDSKKPCPLDSLWAPYDLFRHQSLFSDS encoded by the exons ATGCCGCCGGAAAATCGTATCATCACCACCGTCCTCCTCCTCCTTTTCCTCCTCATTCTCCTCCCCCTTCCTTCTCCGACCACCGCCACCACCACCGACACCCCCAAATTCCGGGAAGCTCCAGCATTCCGCAACGGTAAAAATTGCCCAATTTCAAAATGGCCTAAAAACCCCTACGATCCATCAACTATCCACATCGCAATGACTCTCGATTACTCCTCCCCTTACCTCCGCGGCTCAATCGCCGGCGTACTTTCCGTTCTACAACACTCTACTTGCCCGGAAAACACCTTCTTCCACTTCCTCGCCGTTCACCGACACTTCAATCACCTCAACAAAACTATCACCTCAACTTTCCCTTACCTCAATTTCAACCTCTACAACTTTAACCCTAATTTAGTCCGTCACTTAATCTCCTCCTCGATCCGCCGTGCACTTGATCAACCCTTAAATTACGCTCGGATTTACCTCGCCGACTTACTTCCGGCCACCGTTAACCGGATTATTTACCTCGATTCCGACCTCATTGTCGTCGACGACGTCGATAAACTCTGGAACATTGAGCTCAACGATCGGGTTTTAGGTGCCCCAGAATACTGTCATGCTAATTTTACTCACTATTTTACACACAAATTTTGGTTTCACCCAATTTTCCCGAACACATTCGAGAATCGAACTCCGTGTTATTTCAACACCGGAGTTATGGTTATCGATTTGCAGAAATGGCGAAATGATGACTATACACAAAAACTTGAACACTGGATGAGAGTTCAAAAAag GTACAGAATCTACGAACTAGGTTCATTGCCACCGTTTCTATTGGTTTTCGCCGGAAATGTAAAGCAAGTGGAGCATAGATGGAACCAACATGGGCTTGGTGGTGATAATCTTGAAGGGCAATGTAGGGATTTACATCCAGGGCCAGTAAGCTTGTTACATTGGAGTGGAAAAGGGAAGCCATGGCTAAGATTAGACTCAAAGAAGCCATGTCCATTGGATAGTTTATGGGCACCATACGATTTGTTCCGACATCAATCGTTGTTTTCGGATAGCTGA